A single genomic interval of Rubripirellula reticaptiva harbors:
- a CDS encoding SGNH/GDSL hydrolase family protein, with amino-acid sequence MMRLNIALSLCLFPLLCVAQDTATPIAQDISPTIVFGPYEYESKPDDEAFDEFNPMKAPAPGPMLLSKGDRLAILGDSITEQKRYSRMIETYLTVCYPQLEIETRQFGWSGEKTDGMLRRLEQDVLRFSPTVATLSYGMNDARYRPFDWVNGRWYRDHYTAIVRKLKASDVDVVVGSPGCSGKIAKWVNAKNGTLEEHNLNLCTLRDICIEIANSEDVRFADVFWPMFKAQVLAGKQYGQPDNPYEVAGADGIHPGWAGHVIMAYAYLRAMGIDGKIGQFTIDMNDDSVSASDGHTAKLTSAGTIVITSNRYPMVAEGSLDDENMIRSGMMLVPFFEELNQFTLTVTGLESEFADVQWGEQIQRFSSVELAAGVNLPKAFPSNPFSRPFAKVDEAVAAKQTYETEQIKKVFHGAEGKRDIEAAATRTEAIRTPLAKAIRDAMVPVTHTITVTPSK; translated from the coding sequence ATGATGCGTTTAAACATAGCGTTGTCCCTGTGCTTGTTCCCGTTGCTTTGCGTTGCTCAAGACACAGCGACGCCAATTGCCCAAGACATATCGCCGACAATCGTATTCGGCCCTTATGAATACGAATCCAAGCCCGATGACGAAGCGTTCGACGAGTTCAATCCGATGAAGGCACCCGCGCCGGGGCCAATGCTGCTTAGCAAGGGTGACCGATTGGCGATCCTGGGCGACTCGATCACCGAACAAAAACGTTACTCGCGAATGATCGAAACCTATCTGACGGTTTGCTATCCGCAGCTCGAAATCGAAACGCGTCAGTTCGGATGGAGTGGCGAAAAAACCGACGGCATGCTTCGCCGACTTGAACAAGACGTGCTTCGATTCTCGCCGACTGTCGCCACGCTGTCTTATGGCATGAACGACGCTCGGTACCGACCGTTCGATTGGGTAAACGGACGCTGGTACCGAGACCACTACACCGCCATCGTTCGCAAACTGAAAGCGTCCGACGTGGACGTCGTCGTCGGATCACCCGGCTGTTCCGGGAAAATCGCAAAGTGGGTGAACGCAAAAAACGGAACACTCGAAGAACACAACTTGAACCTTTGCACGCTCAGAGACATCTGCATCGAAATTGCAAACAGCGAAGACGTTCGTTTCGCCGACGTGTTTTGGCCAATGTTCAAAGCACAAGTCTTGGCGGGCAAGCAATATGGCCAGCCTGACAATCCCTACGAAGTCGCGGGTGCCGATGGGATTCACCCCGGTTGGGCAGGCCACGTGATCATGGCATACGCGTACCTACGCGCGATGGGAATCGATGGAAAGATCGGCCAATTCACAATCGACATGAACGACGATTCCGTCTCGGCATCGGACGGACACACCGCAAAACTGACTAGCGCTGGCACAATCGTCATCACCAGCAACCGCTACCCGATGGTCGCCGAAGGATCACTCGATGACGAAAACATGATCCGTTCGGGCATGATGCTGGTTCCATTCTTCGAGGAACTAAACCAATTCACGCTGACCGTCACAGGCTTAGAATCCGAGTTTGCGGACGTTCAGTGGGGCGAGCAAATCCAACGGTTTTCGAGCGTAGAATTGGCTGCGGGTGTCAATCTGCCAAAGGCTTTCCCGAGCAATCCGTTCTCGAGACCATTCGCAAAGGTTGACGAAGCAGTCGCAGCGAAACAAACCTACGAAACTGAACAGATCAAGAAAGTCTTTCACGGCGCCGAAGGAAAACGCGACATCGAAGCCGCAGCAACGCGCACGGAAGCCATCAGAACTCCGCTGGCAAAAGCGATCCGAGACGCAATGGTGCCCGTCACTCACACGATCACCGTAACGCCCAGCAAGTAG
- a CDS encoding anthranilate synthase component I family protein: protein MSTLDTATLLPIAELLTPEFSLLEAFERLSSRPGCLWLDSASPGPTDGDGIPLGRYSFLMSDPIEQLVASDGDADPWPTLQSWCEGLPTELNPDLPPFQGGIAGLIGYESAAWLEPVGLAAKNDLPMPAMSVGLYDWTIAFDHLTGKAWIVAQGMPATDPKQRVSIAQKRIEQVKAILNAPASKQRTANLSAAPAHEATAAAKLADQRDTDREGVTSNFTRQEFCDAVADVVRRICDGDSFQVNLAQRLIRRADRRSPELYQRLRDANPAPLGAYYDGGEFQVLSSSPEGFLKVRGRRVQTRPIKGTVRRTNHDDVNLKLAQKLLASEKDRAENVMIVDLMRNDLSRVCEDDSIIVSQLCQVERYQYVQHLVSVVEGQLRPELSIVDLLKACFPGGSVTGAPKIEAMRTIAELEKHPRGAYCGSVGYIGAGGQADFNILIRTITASHGYWQIPVGGGITARSVPETEEYETWSKAEGMLRAMQPITQASADGNKP, encoded by the coding sequence GTGGCTCGATTCGGCCTCTCCGGGACCCACCGACGGCGATGGCATTCCGCTGGGACGATATTCGTTCTTGATGTCCGACCCGATCGAACAACTTGTTGCATCGGACGGCGACGCCGATCCTTGGCCGACGCTCCAATCGTGGTGCGAAGGGCTGCCGACTGAATTGAACCCAGATTTACCACCCTTCCAAGGTGGAATTGCTGGACTGATCGGCTACGAATCGGCAGCCTGGTTAGAACCAGTTGGACTCGCCGCAAAAAACGATCTGCCGATGCCGGCAATGTCGGTCGGACTGTACGACTGGACGATTGCGTTTGACCATCTCACCGGCAAGGCTTGGATTGTTGCTCAAGGAATGCCGGCAACGGATCCCAAGCAACGCGTCTCGATTGCCCAAAAGCGGATTGAGCAAGTCAAGGCAATTTTGAACGCGCCGGCTAGCAAGCAACGAACAGCGAATCTGTCTGCGGCGCCGGCTCACGAAGCGACCGCTGCGGCCAAGCTTGCCGACCAACGCGACACCGATCGCGAAGGCGTCACTAGCAACTTTACTCGGCAAGAGTTTTGCGATGCGGTGGCTGACGTAGTGCGCCGGATTTGCGACGGCGATTCCTTCCAAGTCAATCTGGCTCAGCGATTGATTCGCCGAGCAGATCGCCGGTCCCCGGAACTCTATCAACGACTGCGAGATGCGAACCCGGCACCGCTTGGGGCGTACTACGACGGCGGCGAATTCCAAGTGCTAAGCAGTTCGCCCGAAGGCTTCTTGAAAGTTCGTGGCCGACGAGTTCAGACACGGCCAATCAAGGGTACAGTGCGGCGAACCAACCATGACGACGTCAACCTAAAACTGGCGCAAAAACTGCTCGCCAGCGAAAAGGATCGCGCAGAAAATGTGATGATCGTGGACCTGATGCGCAACGATTTATCGCGAGTCTGCGAGGACGATTCGATCATCGTCAGCCAGCTTTGCCAAGTCGAACGGTATCAATATGTCCAGCACTTAGTCTCGGTCGTCGAAGGCCAATTGCGGCCCGAACTTAGCATCGTGGACTTGCTGAAAGCTTGCTTCCCCGGCGGCAGCGTCACCGGTGCACCCAAAATTGAAGCAATGCGAACGATTGCCGAACTGGAAAAGCACCCGCGTGGCGCTTACTGTGGTTCGGTGGGATACATCGGCGCCGGCGGGCAAGCGGATTTCAACATCTTGATCCGCACCATCACAGCCTCGCATGGATACTGGCAAATCCCCGTCGGGGGCGGAATCACAGCGCGAAGTGTGCCCGAAACCGAAGAGTACGAAACATGGTCCAAGGCCGAAGGAATGTTGCGGGCGATGCAGCCAATAACGCAAGCCTCTGCCGACGGTAACAAACCATAA